A stretch of Bos taurus isolate L1 Dominette 01449 registration number 42190680 breed Hereford chromosome 5, ARS-UCD2.0, whole genome shotgun sequence DNA encodes these proteins:
- the APOBEC3Z1 gene encoding probable DNA dC->dU-editing enzyme APOBEC-3A (The RefSeq protein has 6 substitutions compared to this genomic sequence) produces the protein MDEYTFTENFNNQGRPSKTYLCYEMERLDGNATIPLDEYKGFVRNKGLDQPEKPCHAELYFLGKIRSWNLDRNQHYRLTCFISWSPCYDCAQKLTTFLKENHHISLHILASRIYTRNHFGCHQSGLCELQAAGARITIMTFEDFKHCWETFVDHKGKPFQPWEGLNVKSQALCAELQAILKTQQN, from the exons ATGGACGAATATACCTTCACTGAGAACTTCAACAATCAAGGATGGCCTTCCAAGACCTACCTGTGCTACGAGATGGAGAGGCTGGACGGGGACGCTACGATCCCTCTGGACGAGTACAAGGGCTTTGTGCGCAACAAG GGTTTGGATCAACCGGAGAAACCCTGCCATGCAGAGCTCTACTTCCTGGGAAAGATCCATTCTTGGAATCTGGACCGGAATCAGCACTACAGGCTCACCTGTTTCATCTCCTGGAGCCCCTGTTACGATTGTGCCCAGAAACTGACTACATTCCTGAAGGAGAACCACCACATAAGCCTGCACATCCTTGCCTCCCGCATCTATACCCACAACCGTTTTGGGTGCCATCAGAGTGGCCTGTGCGAACTGCAAGCGGCTGGGGCCCGAATCACCATCATGACCTTTGAGG ACTTTAAGCACTGCTGGGAAACCTTCGTGGACCACAAGGGAAAACCCTTTCAGCCCTGGGAGGGGCTAAATGTAAAGAGTCAGGCACTCTGTACGGAACTGCAGGCCATTCTCAAG ACTCAGCAAAACTGA